A genome region from Desulfonatronum sp. SC1 includes the following:
- a CDS encoding undecaprenyl diphosphate synthase family protein encodes MNIGISQSMSVKEQLITEKLPRHVAVIMDGNGRWARQRGTARVFGHKNGVKAVREVTEAAAELGIDYLT; translated from the coding sequence ATGAACATCGGAATATCCCAAAGTATGTCAGTTAAAGAACAGTTGATTACAGAAAAATTGCCGCGACACGTTGCAGTCATTATGGATGGTAATGGCAGATGGGCCAGACAACGAGGCACGGCACGCGTATTCGGCCATAAAAACGGCGTAAAGGCCGTGAGGGAAGTAACTGAGGCCGCCGCAGAACTGGGCATAGACTATTTGACAC